ccaaaagttttttttttttacaatagaaTTGATGATTgaacttgtaacaaaaaaaaaatttgatgattGAACTCATAACTTCTATCATACTATCCAAactctcaccactagactaaaTTTAGTGGCTTTGAAAAATAGAGCAAATATGATATTGATCTAATTAATGATTGTGTTGTTGatatattatgttttattttcatatcttaATTATGAATTGTAGTTGGATGTATGATAGAAATTATGCCAGAAAGACATGACAAGTTAAACAAGTTTTTAAATTAGGGGTTGAACTATTAACaatgtcataaaaataaaatataggtCTACTGTCGTAAGTGAGGGGGAAATTAGATGTATGTGTGTAATTTGTCAATGTAGACGTATCAACAAAGAAGATGAAATTAAGTTTCATTTATATACTAATGGATTCCAACGTAATTATTGGATTTGATTAAGTTATGATGAATCAATTTTATTGGATCCTTTCAACAATGTTAATATGAGTGTTGCTTAAGAATAGGAGTTGATGGGTAATGGAATAAGTACCCCTCACGTACTCTGCATGTATCctaggggtgtgcaaaataATAAGGTTAACCATACCCAAATTACTAACCAAACcatttccattttttaaaaacctagtccattttataaaaaaaccaaCCCAGaccataaaacataaaaatggtAAACCGGTTTACCATTTCACTTAGTTGGTTTAGAACCGGTTTATTCTTCTGAGAATTAATTTCACGCATGAGAAACCAAATCAACACAATCAGAAATCAAATCACAGTTTCATCGCAAATCCCCCTCCGTCAAACCCAGGGGCGGAGCTACATGTGGGCTCGGCAGGGCCTTGGCCCGCCccagttttttttaaatttttttcttacatGGGAAATTACTATTATGCCCCTGGTAACTCTTTTAACGTACAATATAATCTTTTCATCCTAGAATCACACGCGTGAGAAACTGAGAATATTCTTGCTCCTTCACCCTCACACCGTCGCAACTGTCTACGGCAAGTCGGCAACCACACGAAAGCACCGTCTGTGCAACCCACGACACCACCTTCCACCGTCGACCTCGTTTTCTCATCTCTCTGATTTCTGTTCTCATGTATGTCTCAGGAAACCCCTTTGTTCTCTCAGATTTTTATGTTAAAGTGTTATTATTGAATGTTGTTGTAGGTCACCTGTTGTTAAATTGTTAGAAAACTTGCTCAATTTTAGTTGTTTGTTGTTAAATTTGATAAAGAAGTGGTGTTTTTAAGTTAGTGGAATGATGTCATTGAGTTTTATTTGCCTTCaattttgagtgagtagaaAGCAATAGAATCAACAAAGTTGAAGTGGTGTAAAATTAATTAGTGaagtgtttgattttatttaagtgtttgtttGTACTGGTTTTGGAATGCAATGTGTAGGAGCTGTTTTGGGTTTTGTTGTTTGCCTGCTATTAGGACTAGGAGTGTGTTGGTTCAATTTGCAACTTTTTATGGCTTGGGGTTGCACATCTTGTTGTGATTGTTTGAATTTGTGGTGGTGTTAGGTGTTTTGGTATGTAATGCAGCTTTGTAATGGTGTCCCTTtaccttaatttttttggtgGTATAGATGTGGCTAGGTGTATTTTGTAATAGTGATTACTCGGATCGTTCATGATCTGATGTGGTGTCCTCCTAGTTGTTGTGTATTAGTGGAGGCCTAGACAAAGATACATAGGCTTGAGGTGTGTTGGTGTTGGTGTTGTGTATTTGGTGTTTTTGCATTCATGACTTTGGATtttctttaaaagaaaaattgcgGCCCTCCCCAATATTTTgagctagctccgccactggtCAAACCCACTCCCACCGGCGAATCCTCCTCCGTCAAACCCACTCCCACCGGCGAATCCTCCTCCGTCAAACCCACTCCCACCGGCGAATCCACCTCCTCCTCCGTCGCACAACCACTCACCATCGACGACAATCCAATCAGCTTAAATCGCATCAAAATCAGCTTAAATTGCAAAATCAGCTTAATCGGTGAGTGAATCTAATAATCTAATGTTGATTTCTGTTGAATAACTTGTTGAATCTGTTGAATAATATATTCATTAGATTTTTAGCTTATTGAATAATCTGTTGAATAATATATTCATTAGATTATTAGCTTATTGAATAATCTGTTGAATAACTTGTTGAATCCGTTGAATAATATATCCATTAGATTATTAGCTTTCTTAATATGTTTGTGCATTTAAAACTATTATCAATTGTTGTATGTTACGTTGATGAAGTTATTTTGCTAAACTTTCCTGAAAATTTGATTGGAGAATCATATTCTGTGGGACTTTTTTGCTATGTGTTTTGGTGCCAATCATTGTCCACAATTGCCAATGGTGGATTTTTGGAATAtggtttgttttgttgtttccACAATTGTTAGTAAAAATCAAGTTTATTGTCGAGGCGATTATATTTGAAGTAAGGTGTTGATTATATTCATTAgcttattatgattatgataatgagaatggaattgaagAGAAGGGTGAGGTGTGAAAGAGCTTGGGGAATTTCTTTTGTGTATGCATGAGAGAAActagtaaataataatatattatctccAAATTGTTTTCTCGTACATTTTGGTGCAAGCAACTTATGCTGGGTTAAACCCTGCACTCAAATTGTGCAGATAAATACTCATTAACTAAGATCTTCAAGTAGTGCAATTATACAGAAGCATATAAATACTAAAACATGAACAAAATGAAGCAAAATCACTTTTTCTACCTCTAAATACTTTTACTTTTCAAGGCACACAAACAATGAAACATGTTATCAAATATTGGATACTCTGAATACTTCTCATATCATATCACTTAATTTATGCCAACTTGATCCAGTATTGCTGATCAAAGAAAGAACATCCATTAAGATGCAAGGGCTGCAGCAGCTTTCTGAAATGGAATGAAAATATTAAAGTTTATAGTGGAAATGCTACTACTTCTCTTTAGGAGATGATAATTTagagaaaaagataaagaaaataGAATTTTTAATCAAAGTTTACCCGTTTTTGCTCTTCCATGTTTGCTTTTATCAGAGAATAGACAGCAACACCTGCAATTGCAATAGCAGTGCCAATGCCAGTTTGTGTGTATATTGTGTTGCCTGCAGAAATTCACAAAATGTTAGAATAGAACATCAGAGTTATTGTTAATTAATCACAGCTTATTATGATTGTCTATTTGACAGTGTTGAAATGAACACTCATGGCGCTTCCGAGACATCTGAACAAAAAGTTTGTTACACAGCTAACCCATTACCTCCTCGCCCTCGACCACGCAAGAACCGTTCTGAAGCCTGGGATCACTTTACAATAGAGCCGGGAGAGGAAAAGAAAGCAAAATGTTACTATTGTGGAACCTTCATCAGATTTGTATTGGCATTTGTCTTTGGAATTGATGAAATTGTGAACATGGTATCTCAAAAACCCAAAATTCATGTGTtctgtatgaaaaaaaatattaaaaaatatatacggCTTCGATTCATACCATAGGAGTACTGTCGGCGTACTCTCTCTCAAATTGAGTACTGATGCTTCATAGATCGAAACCgataaataaaagacaaaacaCATTGACTAAATTAACaagatatttttaatttaaatagttaaatatcCACAATTGTTAATGTGAGTATAATTTAGAAACATTTTCATTGCTTTTAATAGTTTACGCATCAGATTGATTGTTTACTTGGTTTATCACTCTGTCTACTCCATTTTACCCATTATAATGAAATGactcttttacccttattaataGTTGATATTTACAAAATTACCATCTGTTCCCTCTTTTGTTCTTCCACTCTCTGGCGCTCTCGTTTATCAGTTTCTCGTTTGCCGTTCAAAACCCATCCGGCTCCACTCCACCTCCGGCCTTCGTCCGCCTAGCCATCCACCTGCCACCGCTGGTCTCTGCTCTAACTAGTGAGgtttttgaattttccatatttgCCAATTCGTAATCTATGCATGCCATATGTTTGTTTGTTGGCTGAGCTGAAATCTGAGACAATgagttttttatgtttgtttcttAACATTCATATCAATTTATGAGTGCTGGTAGTTGAATTTTAGAACTTTGGATTTGGAACATTACATTCGTTTTTGTGCTGTTTTCCCCCCAACAATTACTTCACTTTGTTACTAATGCATACTAATTGTTTGCAAGAGTCTCTATAATTCAGTATATTGTATCTAATTTCCATGTTTCTTATTTGAGTTATTATATACACATCTGTCATATGGAACTTGGCTTCTGAAATTCTGTCATTAAAACCATAGTGGATGCAATTTTTGTTGGCATCATCATACTGTTAGGATACCCTACTGCTAGTTATATTTAGAGAGATGGGAATAAGAAGATATAATAAATAACAAAGTGAAAGAAAAGGGGTTGCAACTAGGCATTAAAATGAAATTGAGACACAGGGAGGTGTAGGCTCTAGAAGAAATGTAGTATGTAGTGTTTCTGACACCTTTCCCCTAATTTTTAACTGCAAGTCTTGCTTCAATTGCCTTCTCTTTGCTTATAGTCATTCTTATGTTGTCGCTTAGATCAAAGAGCTTTAAGTCATAGAATGTTGATAACTTACAGCAGAATCTCATGATTAGATGTTGGAATGAATAAGAAGGTAGGTCATCCCGTTTAAAATGGTTGTTTTAACTTAAGGCCCACGGTGCACAGTGTTTTTAAACTTTTGGGCCTGTGGACTTTTCTACAATATGGCCTATGGTCAAGGGGTCATGGGTGAGCCCATATTGAGGTTCTATGAATTGGTTCTTAACAAaacattgtttgtttctttaCAATTGCAGAGTCAAGTGGCTCTAAGAGGCGTTTCAATTCAATGGCTATTTCCAACGTTCACATGCTTCAATCTGCCAGAGGTTTTCAGAAGTGCAATCTCTCCTTTTCCAGCCACGGCTATCCCAGATGCGGTTACCGGACTCGCAACTTAGCTTTTGCTTCTATGCACACATCTGATCCTAAGGTACTTCCATGTCAACTAGCTAACTAGTTCCTTTCATAGATTTGGACATCTGGTTGCTTTAAACAATGGGCAATGAGAGCCCTTAAGAAAATAAGGGGGTGTGCGGTTTGTCGCTTGTCTTCATTTTCAGTTGACATGTTCTtgcaaataattataaaattaccaGTTtgttttaacttcttttttgcTGATTTTTAAACTTTGGTAAAGAAAAAACTTCTATAAGTAAAGtaataaaaacaatattctTACAATTTCATTCACTAATTTTTGAGCACataacaaaatgaaaatagcttgatatttttataattatcagCAGAAATCAAAAACAAAGAGACCAAGTTTTTGTATTGGCCGCCACAGTGCATTCTCCTTATGGTGATGTTTGGGCTTTATGTTAAATGATGGTTCTCATGTTGGAATTTGTCATTGTGTCCCTGAAATAGACAGAATGGTTTTATGTatgtattgtttttattttattttaaaaaaatataggaaCCGGGTTCATGCTTTAGGTTTGTATAATCTGTTAACATGTGAACATCTGCTCACCTGGTTATAGATGTTAATGTCCGAGAGATAttgtcaataaataaataaacaaggcCTTTGAGACATCAATGTGTGCTAATACAGAGGAATTACTACTTTTTTGACTATGTTCCAGATATATGAGGTCTAGGATTTCCGAGTATAAATTATCTAGTGTCATTGGATATACAATATGATTCTGCATTCTATTTTATTGTCAATTAGACTGTGTAGAAATATCTGGGACAAGCATCCACTTTGCTcttgatttttaaaaatgatttgttGCATGAGCATCTATGACAGTAATCGTGCATATTCAGTTGGGAACATGATTGAGAATCAACTGGTAACTTTTGCCCCTTCATGAGACTGAAAATACGGTAGATCAGAAGTACATACTAATAGTTCTTTTCGATCTTGaacaaatcatttttatttaacaacTACCATTGTTTCCTTCTGGTATCTTTAAAGCTTTGGTGCTGTTTTAGTTGTTAAGTTTTCTATTTTAGTTGTGAGAATAACCATGTGAGTCTGATGTATATTTCTTGGTTCAAATTGGATAACCATTTAGTTGTTGCATCAAGTCCCCAaattcttttaacatttttatgattgtaaATATGCTGTTAATACAAGAAAGTTTATCACTTCATCCTTTGAATACTTATGTAGTCATGacatttgttatttttgttcCTTCTCTCTTTGAAGGCTCTTTTTgatgatataaataattttttttcacgtTAAAAGGCTAAACTTTTTGTCACAGGTAGATTCATTGTTGGACGGTGTAAAATGGGATGATAAAGGTTTGGCTGTGGCAATAGCTCAAAATGTTGACACAGGGGCCATACTGATGCAAGGCTTTGCAAATAGAGAAGCCGTGGCTACAACCATATCTTCTCGCAAGGCCACATTCTATAGCCGGTCACGATCATCATTGTGGACCAAAGGAGAGACCTCTAATAATTTTATCAACGTCCATGATGTCTTTCTTGATTGTGACCGTGATTCTGTAAGCTCTTGCTATTTTTGcccattgttttttttctttttcttttccattttctgttttttgtACCATATGGAAGTTATGTACTTTTCTTATTCCTTGGTAACAACTTAGATAATATACCTTGGGAAACCTGACGGGCCTACCTGCCACACAGGGGCAGAAACATGCTACTATACACCAGTCTTTGACTTGTTGAAAGAGGAAGAGGTTAGCTTCGCTCAATTAAAACCAGCACGCTATTGTCCTGTTTTCCCACAGAGAAAGGTCAACaacattgaaatttgtttggttATCTGTTACAGGCTGAAGGAAACAAATTGGCATTAACCTCTCTGTATGCATTAGAGTCAACAATCTCCCAGCGCAAGGCAGAGTTAGTAGATGAAGAAAATGGGAAGCCTTCATGGACAAAACGATTATTACTTAATGATAAGTTGTTGTGCTCTAAAATCAGGTGGGTTATAAAATGTTATTCTGTtgagtttgattaaaataagtTGCTTTTTCACCCCGAAAACCATATTCTTCTTGCTGTTCAGTCAATAGGAAGCCTTGTAGCTACTAGTTGCCACTGTATAAAAGCATTTCCCCGAAAAAGGGActtatttgattaaaacaagTCCCTTTTTCACCCCCAAAACCATATTCTTCATGCTTTTCAGTCAATGGGAAGCCTTCTAGCTATATAGTTTCCTCTGTATAAATTCATTTCCCTGAAACGCTAATATGATTCTAATAGTTCACATTGATTGAAGAAAACAGATggactatatatataatgcCTATTTTCTACTTGCAGAGAAGAGGCAAATGAGTTGTGTCAAACACTAGAGAATAACGAGGACAAGTCACGCACTGCTTCAGAAATGGCTGATGTACTCTATCATGCCATGGTTCTGTTGGCGCT
This genomic interval from Trifolium pratense cultivar HEN17-A07 linkage group LG6, ARS_RC_1.1, whole genome shotgun sequence contains the following:
- the LOC123892604 gene encoding histidine biosynthesis bifunctional protein hisIE, chloroplastic; amino-acid sequence: MAISNVHMLQSARGFQKCNLSFSSHGYPRCGYRTRNLAFASMHTSDPKVDSLLDGVKWDDKGLAVAIAQNVDTGAILMQGFANREAVATTISSRKATFYSRSRSSLWTKGETSNNFINVHDVFLDCDRDSIIYLGKPDGPTCHTGAETCYYTPVFDLLKEEEAEGNKLALTSLYALESTISQRKAELVDEENGKPSWTKRLLLNDKLLCSKIREEANELCQTLENNEDKSRTASEMADVLYHAMVLLALKDVKVEDVLQVLRQRFSKSGIEEKRSRTTHKSVEN